GAACCCAAACGCCGCTGACCGCGTTTCGCTGCGCTTCGGACACCGGCCCCGATCTTAATCCCGATCGAAATGACCAAGGGATGTCCAACTACGTCAGCATTCAAGGCGCCGACAGCGCCGGCGGTTATCGATCCAGCTCTGCAGACCTGGGAGACTACGGCGGGTTCATGTTCCAGCTTAGCGCCCTGAAGTTCCGCGACGCCACCGATGGCCTTAGCAACTCGATGATGGTCGGCGAGCGGGCCTACGTCGACAAGGCGCCGGAACGCCCCTGGCTGGGCGCTCAATGGGTTGGCGTTACCTATGGCGCCGGCTACGCCGGAACGATGCGTTGCCTCTGGGGCAACGACGACTACCGCATCAACGGCGAAGCGACCTGGGCGATCTCCAGCAACCACCCCGGCGGCGCCCAATTCCTGCTCGGCGACGGTTCCGCCCGCTTCATCGGCGAAACGATCAACGGCGACACCCTCATCCGCCTGGCCCAGCGGAACGATGGCGAGGTGATTGGGGAATACTAATCTCTTTCGCGAAGAACAGCGTACCGGAAGCCGTCTGCCAGAATTGGCAGGCGGCTTTTTGCGTTCTTGTTTGGTCGTCCCAATACTAGGACGAAGTCGGATCAATTCCATAGAGCTCTTTGATGCGATCCGCCGCGATGAAATCGGACGCGGAATTATAATTGTTAGGCTCCGCCAAGAGCTGCTTGTATTGCTCGAAAGCAGCTTCTTTGTCCGGTCCGAGATTGACCTGACGACCATTGAGAGTGACATACCAGAGGCCCCGCTTCGGGCGGAACCAGGGTTTGGGAAACTTACGCATTGAACCACCTCCCGACCTGTTGTGAAAACAGAGAAAGGACCGAGAGGTCTTTTGCGGGTCCTAGTCAGCACTACCTGGCTAGGACCTTTTTTCGTGACAAAATCAGTGACTATGTCACGTATCGTCGTTGTAAGTTTAGTACGGATGGCAGGATTCGAACCTGCGACCTTCGGTTTCGTAGACCGACGCTCTATCCAGCTGAGCTACATCCGCATGCTTACCTGTGATGACTTGCGTCCCACGGCAGATCACAAAGTTTAGCCGCACTCCGCGCATGCGTAAAGGGGACGCTGGGCGATCTTGGCGTTCATTTGCGAAAAAATTGCTCTCGCCTAAACGGTTGCAGGCATTGGGGTTACTTGCGGCCTCTACGTTGGCGGCCTCTGCGCCGGCGGCGGTGAGACCCGGTTTACGGCTTGCAGCGATTATTTCCCCTCGGCTTTGGTCGCTTGGCGGTGAGCCGTCCGTTTTTGTCTCCGACGTGCCGGCGACGGGCCAATGTAGGTTGACGACTTCCTTCTCTATCGGATAGCTTGGCGACGTGATTGGTTCGCTCCCTTTTTGTGGAGCGTCGAAAGAGGGAACTCCGGTGAGAAACCGGGACAGCCCCCGCTGCGGTAACCAGAAACGAACGCCGTCGGTAAGCACTGATCCTCGTCGGGTTGGAAAGCAACGGCCAGTAGGAACCGCCCAGCCCAACGGCTCGGCCCAGTCTGGAAGTCCGAAGACCTGCCAGTCGCCTGCATCGCTTGATGCGGTTTCGTCATACGCCTTCGGGGATGGAGGCGCCATGGAGATTCCTACGATGACATCGTTTCTCGATGTGCGCGCCTGTGCTGCGCAGCGGCGAACTCGCTCGCCGTTTAGTCGCTCCCACGCTTTGTAGCGACTGAGCAAGTTTCCGCCGGTTTTCTTATTCGTTTCGCGCGCAGGATCTGTTCCGACATTGCTATCCGGACGCCGCTCCTGCTGCGCGCTACCTGCGCATTTAATAAGGTAAGCGTACATGCAATCTGCAAATTTAGGTTTTCCTCGCATTGGTAAAGATCGTCAGCTCAAGAAGGCGGTCGAGTCGTATTGGGCCGGCAAGTTGCCCGCGCCACAGCTGCTTCAGGTCGCGGCCGAATTGCGGGCCGAGCATTGGCGTCTGCAACAAGCGGCCGGCATCGACTCGATCCCCTGCAACGACTTTTCGCTGTATGACCAGATGCTCGACATGGCGGTCGCGCTCGGCGTAATTCCGCCGCGATTCGCCCAGCTCGACGTTTCGCCGCTCGAACGCTACTTCTTGATGGCCCGCGGTCAGGCGCCCGGCGTAGAGCTGCCGCACGAAGTTCCGGCGCTCGAAATGACCAAGTGGTTCGACACCAACTATCACTACCTGGCGCCCGAGTTTGAGCACGACCAAGCGTTCGCCGCCGACGCCGCCAAGCCGAGCGCCGAGCTGGCCGAAGCGGCCAAGCTGGGCATCGCGGCTCGGCCGGTGGTGATCGGCCCGGTCACCTTTTTGACGCTCGGCAAACTGCGCAGCGCGACTGGCGATCGCTTCGATCTGCTCGACGCGCTGCTCCCCGCCTATGTCGAACTGCTTCGGCAGATCGTCGCAGCCGGAGCAACCTGGGTCCAGATCGATGAGCCGATCTTGTCGACCGACCTGGGCGACCGGCAGCGGGAGGCGCTGGTGACGACCTACCGCACGATCGCCGCCCAACTGCCGCAGTTGCAGGTGATGCTGGCGACCTACTTTGGTCCCTTGGCCGAGAATCTGACGCTGGCGGCTCAGTTGCCGACGGCCGGCCTGCACGTCGACCTGGTTCGCGGCCAAGAGGACGCCCCCTTGTTGGTTGACGCTTTGCCTGCCGACAAGATCGTTTCGTTGGGCTTGGTCGAAGGCCGCAACGTCTGGAAGGTCGACGCCGCCGCCGCAATCGCGCTGGCGACGCCGCTGGTCGAAAAAATAGGCGCCGACCGCGTGCAAATCGCCCCCAGCTGTTCGCTGCTGCATGCTCCAGTCGATCTCGACGCCGAGACTGAACTGGACGACGAACTGAAAAGTTGGCTCGCGTTCGGCAAGCAAAAGTTGGCCGAGGTCCAACTGCTCGCCACGGCGCTGCAAGGCGACCAAGACCAGGCGACCCGCACTGCGTTGCGGGCCAATCGTCTGCCCCATGTCAGCCGGCAAACCTCGGAACGCGTCGTCTCGCCATCGGTGCAAGGTCGCGTTGCATTCGTCGACGAGCACATGCAGCGTCGCCGCAGTGCATTTCCACAGCGGCGCCCGGTTCAGCAGACGGCGCTCGGCCTGCCGGCGTTTCCGACCACCACGATCGGTTCGTTTCCGCAGACGAGCGAAATCCGCCAGGCCCGAGCCCAACATCGCCAGGGGACGATCTCGCACGACGACTACGTTGCCACGATGCAGGCTCAGATCCGCGAAGTAATCGCCTTTCAGGAAGAAGTCGGCTTGGATCTGCTGGTCCATGGCGAGCCGGAGCGGAACGACATGGTCGAGTACTTCGGCGAGTCGCTCGATGGTTTTGCAATCACCCGCAACGGCTGGGTGCAAAGCTACGGCAGCCGCTGCGTCAAACCGCCGATCATCTACGGCGACGTTTCGCGTCCCAAAGCGATGACCGTCGAGTGGATTCAATACGCCCAATCGTGTTCGACCAAGCCGGTCAAAGGGATGCTGACCGGGCCGGTAACCATTTTGTGCTGGTCGTTCGTTCGCGATGATCAACCGCGGAGCGAAACGACCCGCCAAATCGCCCTGGCGATTCGGGACGAAGTCGAGGATCTCGAAAAGGCTGGCGTCCGGGTGATTCAAATTGATGAGCCTGCGTTGCGAGAAGGATTGCCGCTGCGAAAGCGCGATTGGGACGCGTACCTGACGTGGGCCGGCGATTGTTTCCGACTGGCCAGCAGCGTGGTGGCGGACCAGACGCAGATCCACACGCACATGTGCTACTGCGAGTTCAACGACATTATCGAAGCGATCGCCGGACTCGACGCCGACGTCATTTCGATCGAAACGTCGCGCAGCGACATGGAACTGCTCGGCGCGTTCGTCGATTTTCGCTACCCGAACGAGATCGGGCCGGGCGTCTTCGACATTCATTCGCCGCAAGCGCCCACCTCGGCGTCGATGCTGCGGCTGCTGACCAAAGCGGCCGAGGTCTTGCAGCCGTCGCAGATCTGGGTCAATCCCGACTGCGGCCTGAAAACCCGCCAGTGGGAGGAAGTCCGACCAGCGCTAAGCAACATGGTCAAAGCTGCCGAAGCGGCGCGTCAAAGTTTGGCTACCTGACGCACGCCTTAGCAGCCGCCCGGTCGCCAATTCCCCAACCGGCGGCCGGGCATTTTTATGCGCGTATGACGCTCGGTGCGAGTGCGCACGCCAACAAACCGGACCACAGCCCGCACGTTTTTTGATCCCCCCATCCCCGTAGGGTCCGCTGTGCGGACCAAGAGCCTGCTGGCTCGGTTATTTGGCGAACAACCCCAACCGGACCGCCACGTTCCAAAATTTCCGAATTGCCAAACACCGCCCGCATCTTCATCAGCCCCACCGGGGCGATCTAACCATGGCGCGGAATGTCGGTTCGCATTCTGCGATGGACTGGACCGATGGTTTGCATTTTTTTTGCTCGCCGACGTCGATCGGGACTGGACCGCAGCGCACGTTTTTTTCGAGCCCCCATCCGCGTAGGGTCCGCTGTGCGGACCAAGAGCCTGCTGTCTCGGCTATTTGGCGCCCGTTGCTCATGCTTGTTGAGCAGGTTCGTGGTCCGCACAGCGGACCCTACGACTGGATCGCCCCGTTTCATTTTTTTCTTCGCCCGGCGGCAACGTATATCGCTTGAGCGTCGAATGGGGTTCTTTCGGCATCTCGACAATCTTCCCGGCCGTCATCATCCGGTCCCAGGTCGGGCCGAACTTGCTGCCGCTCATGCCGCTGTTGCTGCGGATGTTGTATTTGCAGAGGCCGTTTTCACCAGCGTCGAGCAGGACGCGGCGAAGTTGGGACTCGAGCTTTTCGAATTTCACGTCTTCTTTCGCTTGCTTCGCGGCGGCTTCGATCTCGGTCGCCTCGCGCAAGGAAACATTCCAGCGGCGGCCGCCCTGGTCGGAAAGACGACCTTCGTCGATATCAACGCCCCACTCGCCACCTTGCCCGGCGTAGCCGCCGATCGACAGCCAGAGTTTGTGCTTTCCGCTGCCACTTTGAAACGCTTCGCGACGATTCACCAATAGCCATTGCTGGGCGAAGTCGAGACTGCCCGCCAAGATCGACGCGTCCAGCTTGCCCGGTTTCATTTCTTTGCGAGTTTGCACGCAGAGAATCGGCGTGGCGCCAGCTTTCGAAATGGTCTTTACCAGCGTTTGAATTGCTTCGGCCTGCTTGCGTTTGTTGGTGGAGCCAAGACGCAGTGGATCGATCACGACGACTTCCAGTTCAAACTTCTCGATCCACTCCCTCAGGCTCTCCAGGTTCTCTGGAGCTGCCGGCTCCTCGACCGACATGAACCACTGCAGGTTGTCGAGCGTTGGGTTTTCCTCGCGGGCGGCGCTCCACCGGACCGCCAAGTCGGTGAGCTGCGACTGCTTGTTGTCGGCGCCAACAAAGCCGACGCGGAACACTTTTTCGGCGGCGAACTCTCCCAAAAACTTGCCGCCGGTCGCGAGCGCCGCGCACAGATCGACCGCCAGCGACGACTTTAATGTCTTGCTCGGCCCAACGATCACTGCCGGCTCGTTCTTGGTTAGCAGGTTGTTGAAGAGCCACTCTTGCGGCTTTCGCTCGGCGAGCATTTCGGCGGTCGAGAGCGTGCGATGCGTCTCTTTCGCTTCATCACCGCCGCCGACGTCGAGGCGAACGATACCTTGATCGGCGGTGAAAAAATCGACTCCCCTCCGTGCGTCAATCTCTTTTTGCACTTTCGCGATTTCGGCGGTGATCTGTTCGACCTCTTGCTGCTCCCGGCGGTCTTTCCGCAGCTGACGCATCCGGGCTTGGAACTTCTGAATTCGGGCTCGGCGCATGAGATTTCCCTTGGTTTGTGAAAACAAAATCTGGGTGCCACTGGCCTTCAGCCAGTGTCTTCCGTGAATCGATATCCAACTCCATACTTCGACCGCGTCACTTCGATCTGAAGAGCACTGACGGAAGGCCAGTGGCGCCCGGTGGGAAGTTGGTTCGCTCAGCGCGCAGGGAGAGCCATCAGCGACCTGCGTGCTTCGGAAAATTCGCCTTGCCGCCATGCAGGGCGCGAAGAATTTTGGCTCGGCGGGCGGTTGATCAGATGCCCGCAACTTTAAGGGGTGTAGTGTACGAAATGCCAGGCAGTTTTGCAAGCCTTTTTTGACGCTTCGTAGGCCCTGGGTAGGCTGGGTCGAGCCGCTGGGTGCCACTGGCCTTCAGCCAGTGTCTTCCGTGAATCGATATCCAGCTCCGTACTTCGACCGCGTCACTTCGATCATGAAGAGCACTGGCTGAAGGCCAGTGGCGCCCGGTGGGAAGTTGGTCCGCACAGCGGACCCTACGCGGGAGGTGCTTCTGGCCGCTTTTGGCGTTACGCCGCGGCCTGCCCTAATTTGGTTACAGCAGGACTGGGCCGCCCGGTTCTAGCTTTCCGGCGATCACAAACCCGCTGACGATCATCACCAGCAAACCGACCAGTGCGAACGCCCAGAAGACGAAGCGGAAGCACTCGGCGTAGTTGTAGTACATCCCTTCAAACGTCAGGTTGCCTTCCCGCAGTTTCTCGAACTGGACGCGCTCGAACGAAAAGAGCCGCACTGGGTTCGGCATGTTGTTGACGTCATCCAGCTTCTGCAACCGGTCGAGATGGACGAGTGCGTCTTCGCCGTTTTTGACCAGGCGTCGCGTTCGCTTGTCGAGCTTCGAGAAGGCGAACGAAAAATAGATTAACAGGAAGCCGAGGATCAGGCCGAAATAGCCGCCCAATTGCCCCGGCGAACCAGTTCTCATCAGCAGCGCGAACCCGCCCAGCAGCGCCGTCGAGAGAATGACGTAGAAGTGAAACGCCCGCATCCGATGATCGGAATGGAGGGCGAAGTAATCCCAGGCATACTGCCGAAACGTCTCGTCGCGAATCGCCTCGGGCGGCTTCTTTAAACTCATAGCTGCTCGGCCATTGAAGGATCGGGAAGCGTTGATGCGTCCGATTCTAGCGAGCGAGCCAAGCGCTGTCACACTTTTCTTGGGTGAGAAAAGAGATCTGATAGGTCTTGGCCCAGCCTACGTGGAGGTGGTTTTGGTCGCTTCTTGCTCGAGCTTTAGTAGCCGCTTCTTTAGCGGCAACCCTTCTGGCGCCGAGTAGCCGCCCAGCTTGCCGCCGGCGGCGACGACGCGGTGACAAGGGATCACCAGTGTGATCCGGTTCTTGGCCATCGCGCTGCCGACGGCGCGGGCCGCATTGGGCGAACCTGCTTTGGCGGCAAGTTCTCCATAACTCAGGGTCGTGCCGGGGCGGATCTTGCGGCACTGCTGATAAACCCGGGTTGCGAACGGCGGATAGCCGGAGAGGTCGATTTCGATCTCCGTCAGATCCACCGGTTCGCCGGCTGCGTATTGCTGCAAGAGAGCGACGATTTTTTGCTGCTGCGCCGAGAGCCCCGCACCGCTTTTTCGGGGGCGTTTGCCGGGCGCGAACGAGAGTCGATAGACCACGTCTCCCCGCAATTCGATTTCAAGCGGTCCCAGGTCGGTCGCTATCGTGAAAATAGTCGGCGTAAGGGCACTGTTTGCGGCTTGGCGTCGGGTGGAAGTCGGCATCACGGACTTTCCCCAAAGGGGCGAAAAGCTATACTAAGGTTCAGCGGATAAACCAATTTCTAGTCTATCCGACTATCTACCCTCGAGCGCTCGATAAGGAAAAACGGATGGCCGGTTACCGATCGCTGAGTGACGACTGCTACGTCAACATGAACCTCAATACCGAGATGGATCTCCCTAGCAGTCGCGAAACGGTGCTGCACTTTTTTGAACAAATCCGCAAGAAGTTTCCGCTGATGCGTAACTTCTATGCGCGGGAACGTTCTGAATTTGTGTTGGAAGAAGACAAGGATCAAGGCAACTATCGCTGGGCCTCGGTCGAAGCGAAGCGAGTCCTCTCGGGCTGCGTCAACATCGACAACTGGGACGACGCGATCGATCAGCATCGGTTTGTGCTCGAGCTGGTTCCGTACCTGTTGTCGGTCAGCCCGCTTGATTGCGAATCGCTGAACCTGATGTACGGTTTCGATTTCACCTATCGCGGCAACCACAATCAACTGGTGGCCGAGGCGCTCGGTCTGTCGCCGGCGTTTGAACGCTTGGCCCGCAGCAGCGATCACCGGATGGTCAGTTGCGAACCGTCGATCCAGTTCGCCCTGGATGACGACTGCCGCACCCAATGCCGGATCAGCATCGAGACCCGCACCAGCGCCTACCACGTCCGGACCGGTGAGTTTCCGGAAGAGCAACTTAGCGTCTATTTGACGTTACGCAACTACGGCAGTCTCGATCCGGGGCAGACCTATGTCGAAACGCTCGACCAACTGCACGCCGCCGCGACCCGTATCATGGACGAGCATGTCATCGGCAACATCCTGGAGCCTCTCCGCCAGGCGATCACGCTGCGGTAAGGAAGAAAAGCGGAAAGCCGAAAGCTGGGTCTCGACCCAGCCTACGAAGCGCACCTGAATGCAGCGTCTTAATTGACGCTACACACAACCCGCGTTTCGGCCAACAGCGTGATCGCTCGCAGCAGATCGG
The genomic region above belongs to Blastopirellula retiformator and contains:
- a CDS encoding DUF1559 domain-containing protein, translated to MTHNFLGRQSRRAFTLVELLVVIAIIGVLIALLLPAVQQAREAARRMKCTNNLKQIGLALHNYHDTYGRLPASYYRDPDYYNRGWGWSVMILPQLEQSNLYDALEVSTMPIPRDPDERTQTPLTAFRCASDTGPDLNPDRNDQGMSNYVSIQGADSAGGYRSSSADLGDYGGFMFQLSALKFRDATDGLSNSMMVGERAYVDKAPERPWLGAQWVGVTYGAGYAGTMRCLWGNDDYRINGEATWAISSNHPGGAQFLLGDGSARFIGETINGDTLIRLAQRNDGEVIGEY
- the metE gene encoding 5-methyltetrahydropteroyltriglutamate--homocysteine S-methyltransferase: MQSANLGFPRIGKDRQLKKAVESYWAGKLPAPQLLQVAAELRAEHWRLQQAAGIDSIPCNDFSLYDQMLDMAVALGVIPPRFAQLDVSPLERYFLMARGQAPGVELPHEVPALEMTKWFDTNYHYLAPEFEHDQAFAADAAKPSAELAEAAKLGIAARPVVIGPVTFLTLGKLRSATGDRFDLLDALLPAYVELLRQIVAAGATWVQIDEPILSTDLGDRQREALVTTYRTIAAQLPQLQVMLATYFGPLAENLTLAAQLPTAGLHVDLVRGQEDAPLLVDALPADKIVSLGLVEGRNVWKVDAAAAIALATPLVEKIGADRVQIAPSCSLLHAPVDLDAETELDDELKSWLAFGKQKLAEVQLLATALQGDQDQATRTALRANRLPHVSRQTSERVVSPSVQGRVAFVDEHMQRRRSAFPQRRPVQQTALGLPAFPTTTIGSFPQTSEIRQARAQHRQGTISHDDYVATMQAQIREVIAFQEEVGLDLLVHGEPERNDMVEYFGESLDGFAITRNGWVQSYGSRCVKPPIIYGDVSRPKAMTVEWIQYAQSCSTKPVKGMLTGPVTILCWSFVRDDQPRSETTRQIALAIRDEVEDLEKAGVRVIQIDEPALREGLPLRKRDWDAYLTWAGDCFRLASSVVADQTQIHTHMCYCEFNDIIEAIAGLDADVISIETSRSDMELLGAFVDFRYPNEIGPGVFDIHSPQAPTSASMLRLLTKAAEVLQPSQIWVNPDCGLKTRQWEEVRPALSNMVKAAEAARQSLAT
- a CDS encoding AAA family ATPase; protein product: MRRARIQKFQARMRQLRKDRREQQEVEQITAEIAKVQKEIDARRGVDFFTADQGIVRLDVGGGDEAKETHRTLSTAEMLAERKPQEWLFNNLLTKNEPAVIVGPSKTLKSSLAVDLCAALATGGKFLGEFAAEKVFRVGFVGADNKQSQLTDLAVRWSAAREENPTLDNLQWFMSVEEPAAPENLESLREWIEKFELEVVVIDPLRLGSTNKRKQAEAIQTLVKTISKAGATPILCVQTRKEMKPGKLDASILAGSLDFAQQWLLVNRREAFQSGSGKHKLWLSIGGYAGQGGEWGVDIDEGRLSDQGGRRWNVSLREATEIEAAAKQAKEDVKFEKLESQLRRVLLDAGENGLCKYNIRSNSGMSGSKFGPTWDRMMTAGKIVEMPKEPHSTLKRYTLPPGEEKNETGRSSRRVRCADHEPAQQA
- a CDS encoding ABC transporter ATP-binding protein — its product is MSLKKPPEAIRDETFRQYAWDYFALHSDHRMRAFHFYVILSTALLGGFALLMRTGSPGQLGGYFGLILGFLLIYFSFAFSKLDKRTRRLVKNGEDALVHLDRLQKLDDVNNMPNPVRLFSFERVQFEKLREGNLTFEGMYYNYAECFRFVFWAFALVGLLVMIVSGFVIAGKLEPGGPVLL
- a CDS encoding methylated-DNA--[protein]-cysteine S-methyltransferase, which gives rise to MPTSTRRQAANSALTPTIFTIATDLGPLEIELRGDVVYRLSFAPGKRPRKSGAGLSAQQQKIVALLQQYAAGEPVDLTEIEIDLSGYPPFATRVYQQCRKIRPGTTLSYGELAAKAGSPNAARAVGSAMAKNRITLVIPCHRVVAAGGKLGGYSAPEGLPLKKRLLKLEQEATKTTST